Proteins from a single region of Urocitellus parryii isolate mUroPar1 chromosome 4, mUroPar1.hap1, whole genome shotgun sequence:
- the Scgb1d2 gene encoding secretoglobin family 1D member 2, which translates to MRLSVCVLLVTLALCCKQANGLACPSLVTETLQFLDLAPALFRLSLQKFNPPSENVDAKLKVKECTDQMSASDRNQIKIVLGEILLKKCTL; encoded by the exons ATGAGACTGTCTGTGTGTGTCCTGCTGGTCACTCTGGCCCTTTGCTGCAAACAAG CCAATGGACTGGCATGTCCCAGCCTTGTTACTGAAACTTTACAGTTCTTGGATTTGGCACCAGCTTTGTTCAGGCTCTCGCTCCAGAAGTTCAATCCACCTTCCGAAAACGTGGATGCAAAGTTGAAGGTGAAGGAATGCACCGACCAGATGTCCGCTTCGGacagaaaccaaattaaaatagTACTG GGAGAAATTCTCCTCAAGAAGTGTACTCTGTGA